In Salirhabdus salicampi, the sequence CCTTCTTTCTCTTGTTCTGCTTCATTCCACTTATTTAGAAGGCTATTCAGCTCATGTAGTGCAGCGCTTTTTTCTTCTTCAGTAGCCTTTTTCCAAGCTGCCCAGTCAATTTTGCGAAAGTCATGGAGACAATACCAGCCATCAAGTGTTTCCACTGCTTCACTCATTTTAAACCGCTCCTTTATATGTAAAATCATTCTTATTGTTATCGGTTTTACTATAACATAATTTTTCGTGAAAGAGGAAACGTATAGTTAGGATTCAAATGTGCATCTCGGTAGCGTTTCGGTAGTTAAAAACGTTACACTAGCAATTAGGCATAATTATAATTACATAAACACCTTAGAGTGAATTGTTTTTTAGGAGGAAGTAACATGAGTGATTTGTTTGCTACGTTGAAAGAAAATTTGAAGAATAATCATAAGGAAGTTGTATTTCCTGAGTCATTAGATGAGCGAATTTTAGCAGCGGCAAGCCGCTTGGCTGAAGATGGTTATGTTACACCTGTATTAATAGGTGACGAAGAAGAAATTGCGAAGAAAGCGAAGGCACTGGATATTGACGTTTCAAAAAGTAAAATTGTTGACCCAAATCAATATGACAAGTTCGATGAAATGGTAGCTGCGTTTGTAGAAAGAAGAAAAGGGAAAGTATCCGAGGAAGATGCAAAAGAACTGTTGAAAAAAGAAAACAACTATTTCGGTACGATGCTCGTATATATGAACGAAGCAGCAGGGTTAGTAAGTGGTGCTGTTCATTCAACGGCAGATACAGTTCGACCAGCTTTACAAATTATTAAAACAAAACCAGGTGTAAAGCGTACTTCTGGTGTATTCATTATGGTTCGTGGTGAAGAGAAATATGTTTTCGCAGACTGTGCGATTAATATTACTCCTGATGAGGAAGGGTTAGCAGAAATTGCTAGCGAAAGTGCTAAAACAGCAAAGTTGTTTGGGATTGATCCTCGTGTAGCGATGTTAAGCTTCTCAACGAAAGGTTCAGCAAAGTCACCTG encodes:
- the pta gene encoding phosphate acetyltransferase, which encodes MSDLFATLKENLKNNHKEVVFPESLDERILAAASRLAEDGYVTPVLIGDEEEIAKKAKALDIDVSKSKIVDPNQYDKFDEMVAAFVERRKGKVSEEDAKELLKKENNYFGTMLVYMNEAAGLVSGAVHSTADTVRPALQIIKTKPGVKRTSGVFIMVRGEEKYVFADCAINITPDEEGLAEIASESAKTAKLFGIDPRVAMLSFSTKGSAKSPETEKVVKALEMAKEANPNLVIDGEFQFDAAFVPSVAEKKAPDSVLKGDANVFIFPSLEAGNIGYKIAQRLGNFDAVGPILQGLNQPVNDLSRGCNVDDVYKLALITAAQSVSE